From a single Sander vitreus isolate 19-12246 chromosome 4, sanVit1, whole genome shotgun sequence genomic region:
- the znfx1 gene encoding NFX1-type zinc finger-containing protein 1 isoform X3 translates to MCWRGRRRGRGGPDTGRGGERGAGGEGRKETDGGGGGEGGRGRGGAAGRGRGAYAGRGRGGAADAGRGRGAAADAERQRGGARQRVGWRGRGVNGGEGAERGGVRRNGEQGAAEREGARRGMAGMGASRGGHSVDRGGERRDNVGDRQERNGGRSNSTGRVWAPKGHRLGYKTLEELSGEDPSIVAITLSSHPGLQEVLRGTQMRQDLVELLCLVLSKAFKSHTERCTLQHLAGILKDSGFFRTILPHYLGGMGSEFNPVRRAQYPQHLDNILAILSKVLSIFPASSIEAVSLLLTVLNASINSLRAKGVDIKPETEESVESIQSLIKHLEERSWEGTLRSDKDTYALLPTGGDNPGEEEQQDFRTISIYPTPEEFHQEHRPFLRPNLTSRRYTNTHVYLDTHFRLLREDFVRPLREGIQQLLRDKMDKGRSDNPLKMKRFDDIRVYLDTKVVVPKCTPTGLAYIVQFDIKPLKFVVWQNSKRLIYGSLVCLSCDNFESFLFATVSDRDPKQLRKGQVQIAFTEESRLKLARIEKDQSFLMIETTAYFEAYRYVLEGLQEQVEDNLPFQRYIVECSTDVHPPAYLQRIDVYDLSSVAHPDHKDSILPFHCLEARAWPSMEKLGLDESQMRAFQLALTKELTIIQGPPGTGKTYVGLKIAQALLTNQDIWRGKAPMLVVCYTNHALDQFLEGIHKFLPEGIVRVGGRSNSEILKRFNLRELTHSHSFRQKLPSHLRLAYNQIYRQLCEEEREIQSQSMKLECSLKGVLREVFLRNFISSRHWDNLHNQPPTQDDFVTWGEKKSSLMMEWLGIGSTIFLQRETENANRNEAAEEEMELDEEDDLIEIAEEADLIQAERIIEDNIGPKGGRDGKKNGDMEEAVRAVEELMLAMNLDKAEIQAEQSEEGWEMQRAQKRKLKNKIRKELRNSSTMTKEEEDAVLDIWTLSQPDRWRLYRLWVARYRGELCTKILETEEDYQNAVDRLADVKREENLCLLKDATVIGMTTTGAAKFRKVLQKVRPRLVIVEEAAEVLEAHTITTLSQACQHLILIGDHQQLRPSATVYELAKNFNLEMSMFERLVNMGLPFVRLDYQHRMRPEIARLLTPHIYAELENHPSVLDYDNIKGLNTNLFFVEHNHLEEEIKDGKSHQNKHEAMFVVSLCRYLILQDYKPEQITILTTYTGQLHCLRNLMPASEFTGVKVHVVDKYQGEENDIVLLSLVRSNRQGKVGFLNIPNRVCVALSRAKKGLYCIGNRSMLSQVKLWSNIFHTLGEKDQVGSALTLCCQNHPDRQVKASCADDFKQAPEGGCTKPCEFRLECGHVCSSVCHPYDPEHKKYQCLKKCQKILCDLGHRCTLLCHKECPEKCPVKVEKIIPQCQHTQIVPCHKDPGTFACKEPCQKLLPCGHPCDSLCGEQCTSQCKVKVTLKLKCGHSQQDACFYKTRIEQPECRTPCEEQLKCGHACHGSCGKCYQGRFHYPCFHHCDRLLICSHKCREPCTRDCPPCQKPCENCCVHSKCMKPCGQPCAPCIEPCAWQCPHQSCSKLCYEPCDRLPCTQPCAKTLDCGHPCIGLCGDKCPSKCRICNHDEVTEIFFGTEDEPEAFFIQLEDCGHIIEYTAMDQYMGMDDNQLANEGDQVAIKLKECPKCRTPIRKNLRYGSHINRSLSEIEMVKVKINGRQVAIEEHRKALQNQWEDNLLLHEMHHQEEYMHITNQLERKYLTAKHLWVLENKMDFLIRVAKLKKVQRENMSAMHSDRLGKYFEEFEHWLNRRQKFTDQQVFDLQRELRRITLLTELNARCHMAEMRGQSDKINSDVHTITKVLEKCGQFTEQDQCRVEEAMKELDNMLPFTGLGINEEERKMIVSAMGMRPGHWYKCPNGHVYLITECGGAMESRRCPDCKATIGGGNHTLASGNQVASEMDGAQHPAWSEANNLLNFHQLDF, encoded by the exons ATGTGTTGGAGAggcagaagaagaggaagaggaggaccaGACACAGGAAGAGGGGGTGAAAGGGGTGCAGGAGGAGAAGGCAGGAAGGAAACAgatgggggaggaggaggggaaggggggagaggaagagggggagcagcaggcagaggaagaggagcatatgcagggagaggaagaggaggagcagcagatgcagggagaggaagaggagcagcagcagatgcagagagacagagaggaggagccAGACAGAGAGTAGGATGGAGGGGGAGAGGTGTAAATGGAGGAGAAGGGGCAGAGAGAGGTGGGGTAAGAAGAAATGGAGAGCAAGGTGCAGCTGAAAGAGAAGGAGCTAGAAGGGGGATGGCAGGAATGGGTGCAAGCAGAGGAGGACATAGTGTGGATAGAGGGGGTGAGAGAAGAGATAATGTGGGAGACAGGCAAGAGAGAAATGGAGGGAGATCCAACTCTACAGGCAGAGTTTGGGCACCGAAGGGTCATAGACTGGGCTATAAAACACTGGAAGAACTCTCTGGAGAAGATCCATCTATAGTGGCCATCACCCTGTCCTCTCACCCTGGCCTTCAAGAGGTCCTGCGCGGGACACAAATGAGGCAGGACCTTGTCGAACTCCTCTGCCTGGTGCTGAGTAAAGCCTTCAAATCACATACAGAAAGATGCACCCTGCAGCACCTGGCTGGCATCCTAAAAGATTCAGGGTTCTTCCGCACCATCCTGCCCCACTATCTGGGGGGCATGGGGTCAGAGTTCAACCCCGTCCGCAGGGCACAGTACCCACAGCACCTGGACAACATCCTGGCTATTCTGTCAAAG GTCCTCAGCATCTTTCCTGCTAGCTCTATCGAGGCTGTGAGTTTGCTACTGACAGTGCTCAATGCCTCCATCAACAGCCTGAGGGCAAAAGGAGTGGACATCAAGCCTGAAACGGAGGAGAGCGTGGAGAGTATTCAGAGCCTGATCAAGCACCTCGAGGAGAGATCCTGGGAGGGTACCCTGCGCTCAGACAAGGACACTTATGCCCTCCTACCCACTGGAGGTGATAACCCAG GTGAAGAAGAGCAGCAAGATTTCAGGACCATATCCATCTACCCAACTCCTGAGGAGTTCCATCAGGAACACAGGCCCTTTCTTAGACCCAACCTCACTTCTCGGCGCTACACAAACACCCACGTCTACCTTGACACGCACTTCCGGCTACTGAGAGAGGACTTTGTGCGGCCACTCCGTGAGGGGATCCAGCAATTGCTTCGGGACAAAATGGACAAGGGGAGGAGTGATAATCCACTGAAGATGAAGCGCTTTGATGACATCAGAGTGTATTTGGACACAAAAGTGGTGGTGCCCAAGTGCACGCCGACTGGCCTTGCCTACATAGTCCAGTTTGACATTAAGCCACTTAAG TTTGTGGTCTGGCAGAACTCCAAGAGGCTAATCTACGGATCCCTGGTCTGCCTGTCATGTGATAATTTTGAGAGCTTCTTATTTGCCACAGTGTCAGATCGGGACCCCAAACAGCTGCGGAAGGGACAGGTCCAGATTGCCTTTACTGAAGAAAGCAGATTGAAGTTGGCCAGAATTGAG AAAGATCAATCGTTCCTGATGATTGAGACCACTGCCTACTTTGAGGCCTATCGCTATGTTCTAGAGGGCCTACAGGAGCAGGTGGAGGACAACCTGCCCTTTCAGAG GTACATCGTGGAGTGCAGCACAGACGTGCATCCCCCAGCTTATCTGCAGAGAATAGATGTTTATGACCTGTCATCTGTTGCTCACCCTGACCATAAGGACAGTATACTGCCCTTTCACTGCCTGGAGGCACGGGCCTGGCCGAGCATGGAGAAGCTGGGGCTGGATGAGTCTCAGATGAGAGCCTTCCAGCTGGCCCTCACAAAGGAGCTGACCATCATACAGGGACCTCCTGGCACTG GAAAAACCTACGTTGGCCTTAAGATTGCTCAGGCTCTTTTGACAAATCAGGATATTTGGAGAGGCAAGGCTCCGATGCTGGTAGTGTGTTACACTAACCATGCCCTGGATCAGTTCCTTGAGG GTATTCATAAATTTCTGCCAGAGGGGATAGTAAGAGTAGGAGGCCGCAGCAACAGTGAGATCCTGAAGCGTTTCAATCTAAGGGAGCTGACGCACTCACATAGCTTCAGACAGAAGCTGCCGTCTCACCTGCGTCTAGCATATAATCAG ATTTACAGGCAGCTgtgtgaggaggagagggagatccAGAGTCAGAGCATGAAGCTGGAGTGTTCTCTGAAAGGCGTCCTGCGTGAAGTCTTCTTACGCAACTTTATTTCATCCAGACACTGGGACAATCTACACAACCAACCACCA ACACAGGATGATTTTGTGACCTGGGGTGAAAAGAAGTCCAGTCTGATGATGGAGTGGTTGGGTATCGGTTCCACCATCTTCctgcagagggagacagagaatgCAAATAGAAATGAAG CagcagaggaagagatggagctGGATGAGGAGGACGACCTCATTGAAATCGCAGAGGAAGCAGATCTGATCCAGGCAGAGCGGATTATTGAAGACAACATTGGTCCCAAAGGTGGTAGAGATGGCAAAAAGAACGGAGACATGGAGGAGGCTGTCAGAGCGGTAGAGGAACTGATGCTGGCTATGAACCTGGATAAAGCTGAAATACAGGCGGAGCAGAGCGAGGAAGGATGGGAG ATGCAACGGGCCCAGAAAAGAAAGCTGAAGAACAAAATCAGGAAAGAGCTTAGGAATAGCTCGACCATGActaaagaagaggaagatgctGTCTTGGATATTTGGACCCTCAGCCAGCCGGACAGATGGAGACTCTATCG GTTGTGGGTGGCACGTTACAGGGGAGAACTTTGCACCAAAATCCTAGAGACTGAAGAGGATTATCAGAACGCAGTGGACAGATTGGCTGATGTAAAACGTGAGGAGAACCTCTGTCTCCTGAAGGATGCCACG GTTATTGGCATGACAACAACAGGGGCAGCCAAGTTCCGTAAAGTTCTGCAGAAGGTGCGTCCACGTCTGGTGATTGTAGAAGAGGCTGCAGAGGTTCTCGAGGCCCACACCATCACCACACTGAGCCAGGCATGCCAACACCTCATCCTCATCGGAGACCATCAGCAG ctgCGCCCCAGTGCCACAGTATATGAACTTGCTAAGAACTTCAACCTGGAGATGTCCATGTTTGAGAGGCTGGTGAACATGGGACTTCCTTTTGTCAGACTCGACTACcag catcgtaTGAGGCCAGAAATTGCCCGTCTTCTGACCCCACACATCTACGCAGAGCTGGAAAACCATCCCTCTGTGTTGGACTACGACAATATTAAG GGCCTAAATACCAATTTATTCTTTGTGGAGCACAACCACCTAGAAGAAGAGATTAAAGATGGAAAAAGCCATCAGAACAAACATGAGGCAATGTTTGTAGTCTCTCTTTGCCGCTATCTTATCTTACAGGACTACAAACCAGAGCAAATTACCATCCTCACGACCTATACCGGGCAGCTCCACTGCCTGCGCAATCTCATGCCTGCCAGCGAGTTCACAGGGGTCAAAGTGCATGTAGTGGACAAGTACCAGGGAGAAGAGAATGACATTGTCTTGTTGTCTCTGGTCCGTAGCAACCGGCAGGGTAAAGTCGGCTTTTTGAACATTCCCAATCGAGTCTGCGTAGCCTTGTCTCGTGCCAAAAAAGGTCTCTACTGTATTGGCAATAGGTCAATGCTGAGCCAAGTTAAACTGTGGAGCAACATCTTCCACACCCTGGGGGAGAAGGACCAGGTTGGGAGTGCTCTGACCCTGTGCTGTCAGAATCATCCAGATCGACAGGTAAAAGCCTCTTGTGCTGATGATTTCAAACAAGCCCCTGAGGGAGGCTGCACCAAGCCTTGTGAGTTCCGTTTGGAATGTGGCCATGTTTGCTCAAGTGTCTGCCACCCCTACGACCCGGAGCACAAGAAGTACCAATGTCTTAAAAAGTGCCAGAAGATTTTATGTGATCTGGGACACAGGTGCACCCTTCTGTGCCATAAAGAATGCCCAGAGAAATGTCCAGTGAAGGTTGAGAAGATCATACCCCAGTGTCAACACACTCAGATAGTTCCTTGCCACAAGGACCCGGGGACATTCGCATGCAAGGAGCCTTGCCAGAAGCTGCTTCCCTGTGGGCATCCATGTGATTCATTGTGTGGAGAACAATGCACCAGTCAGTGCAAGGTGAAGGTCACCTTAAAACTAAAGTGTGGCCACAGCCAGCAAGATGCGTGCTTTTACAAAACTCGCATAGAGCAGCCTGAATGTAGGACCCCTTGTGAGGAACAGCTAAAATGTGGCCATGCCTGTCATGGTAGCTGTGGCAAGTGTTATCAGGGACGGTTCCATTACCCATGTTTTCACCACTGTGACCGTCTCCTGATTTGCTCTCACAAGTGCAGGGAGCCTTGCACTCGCGATTGCCCCCCCTGTCAGAAACCATGTGAGAATTGCTGCGTGCACAGCAAATGTATGAAGCCATGTGGACAGCCCTGTGCTCCGTGCATTGAGCCCTGCGCTTGGCAGTGCCCTCACCAAAGCTGCAGTAAGCTTTGCTATGAGCCATGTGATCGTCTGCCATGCACCCAACCCTGTGCCAAGACCCTGGATTGCGGTCACCCATGCATTGGTCTGTGTGGAGACAAATGTCCAAGCAAATGTCGCATCTGTAATCACGATGAGGTCACAGAGATTTTCTTCGGTACTGAGGATGAGCCTGAGGCTTTCTTCATTCAGCTAGAGGACTGTGGACACATCATTGAATACACAGCCATGGACCAATACATGGGGATGGATGACAACCAGCTGGCAAATGAAGGAGATCAGGTGGCCATAAAACTAAAGGAATGTCCAAAGTGTCGAACACCAATCCGCAAGAATCTACGCTATGGATCTCACATCAACCGCAGCCTGTCTGAAATAGAGATGGTAAAGGTGAAGATAAACGGACGTCAGGTGGCTATTGAAGAGCACAGGAAGGCCCTTCAAAATCAGTGGGAGGACAACCTTCTCCTCCATGAAATGCATCACCAAGAGGAATATATGCATATCACTAACCAACTGGAAAGAAAATATCTCACAGCAAAGCATCTGTGGGTCCTGGAAAACAAGATGGACTTCCTAATAAGAGTTGCAAAGCTGAAGAAGGTCCAAAGGGAAAACATGTCAGCCATGCATAGCGACAGATTAGGAAAGTATTTTGAGGAGTTTGAGCACTGGCTCAACAGGCGCCAAAAATTCACAGACCAGCAGGTCTTTGATTTGCAGAGAGAGCTACGGAGAATCACCCTCCTGACTGAACTCAACGCCCGTTGCCATATGGCAGAGATGAGAggacaaagtgacaaaatcaATTCCGATGTACACACAATAACCAAGGTTTTGGAAAAATGTGGCCAATTTACTGAACAAGACCAATGCCGAGTAGAAGAAGCCATGAAGGAACTAGACAACATGCTTCCATTCACAGGCTTAGGGATcaatgaggaggagagaaagatgaTCGTCTCGGCTATGGGAATGCGGCCTGGACACTGGTACAAATGTCCCAATGGCCATGTCTATCTTATAACCGAGTGTGGAGGGGCTATGGAGAGCCGACGCTGCCCTGATTGTAAAGCTACTATTGGTGGGGGCAATCACACATTGGCAAGTGGCAACCAAGTCGCCTCAGAGATGGATGGAGCACAGCACCCTGCTTGGTCTGAAGCCAACAACCTTCTAAACTTCCATCAACTTGACTTCTGA